The proteins below are encoded in one region of Oryzias melastigma strain HK-1 linkage group LG9, ASM292280v2, whole genome shotgun sequence:
- the LOC112148118 gene encoding VIP36-like protein isoform X2 yields the protein MNMTLRRTFLRRSILWPNHTAPLILKDWELKVHFKIHGQGKKNLNGDGLAIWLTKDRMNNGAVFGNMNQFTGLGVFLDTYPNAEKSHDRSFPYVSVMLGNGSLVYDHDQDGRPTELGGCSALVRNSVHDTFLLVRYSTKRLTVMVDVDGKGEWRTCTDITGLRLPSGYYFGASSATGELSDNHDIISMKLYQLTNEPTSEEAEEEEEVTIPRVDNMEQFQVKVEEGGEGMSGLQLFFTLLFSIMGLGVLGVVAMILYSRWKENKRKRFY from the exons atgaacaTGACTTTACGGAGGACTTTTTTAAGAAGGAGTATTCTCTGGCCAAACCATACAGCG cctcttattttgaaggattgGGAACTCAAGGTGCACTTTAAAATCCACGGCCAGGGGAAAAAGAACCTAAATGGTGATGGACTGGCCATTTGGTTGACTAAAGACCGTATGAATAACg GAGCTGTGTTTGGAAACATGAATCAGTTCACTGGACTGGGAGTTTTTCTGGACACCTACCCCAACGCTGAAAAGAGCCATGAT AGGAGTTTTCCATACGTATCCGTGATGCTCGGGAATGGGAGCCTGGTCTACGACCACGACCAGGACGGCCGTCCTACTGAACTGGGCGGATGTTCAGCTCTGGTGCGGAACTCGGTTCATGACACGTTCCTCCTCGTCAGATACTCCACAAAAAGACTGACG GTCATGGTTGACGTCGATGGTAAAGGCGAATGGAGAACATGCACCGACATCACAGGACTGCGCCTTCCAAGCGGTTACTACTTTGGAGCCTCCTCTGCGACAGGAGAGCTGTCAG ATAATCATGACATCATCTCCATGAAGTTATACCAGCTGACCAATGAGCCGACTTCTGAGGAagctgaagaggaggaggaggtcacCATTCCGAGAGTCGACAACATGGAACAATTTCAag TAAAAGtggaagaaggaggagaaggaatGAGCGGACTGCAGCTTTTCTTCACCCTCCTCTTCTCCATCATGGGTCTGGGCGTGCTGGGCGTCGTGGCGATGATCCTTTACAGCCGCTGGAAGGAAAACAAGCGCAAACGTTTCTATTGA
- the tm2d2 gene encoding TM2 domain-containing protein 2 — translation MISVSYILLCGQFLLLLTVLLLQCLEGIHSQNSSTAAAPAANTASPAQEATSFPFTEQPEVGKNEGLTENTNSTELYEYRPPSPVVLCQYLPEEFIYCQDPVDHAGNYSAFQEMDHGCVGWGGQTEKEVNHTRVICTALDDIECAGPREFLRGNVPCIKYTGHYFITTLLYSFFLGCFGVDRFCLGHTGTAVGKLLTLGGLGIWWFVDLILLITGGLMPSDYSNWCTYY, via the exons ATGATCTCAGTGAGTTACATTCTGCTTTGCGGAcagttcctgctgctgctgacagtgTTACTGTTACAGTGTCTGGAAGGAATTCACTCCCAGAACTCGTCGACAGCAGCCGCTCCTGCGGCTAACACTGCTTCACCAGCACAGGAAGCTACTTCATTCCCTTTTACCGAGCAGCCGGAGGTCGGAAAAAACGAGGGGTTGACCGAGAATACGAATTCCACCGAGCTGTACGAGTACAGACCCCCGTCACCTGTTGTCCTTTGCCAATATCT GCCAGAGGAGTTCATCTATTGCCAGGACCCTGTGGATCATGCAGGGAACTACAGTGCCTTTCAGGAGATGGATCACGGCTGTGTTGGG TGGGGCGGTCAAACTGAAAAGGAGGTGAACCACACTCGAGTTATCTGCACAGCCCTGGATGACATCGAGTGTGCTGGACCCAGGGAGTTCCTCAGAGGAAATGTGCCCTGCATCAA ATACACTGGACACTACTTCATCACCACTCTGCTGTACTCCTTCTTCCTGGGCTGCTTTGGAGTTGATCGCTTTTGCCTCGGCCACACCGGCACCGCGGTCGGGAAGCTGCTTACTTTAGGAGGTCTGGGAATCTGGTGGTTTGTAGACCTGATCCTGTTAATCACTGGTGGCCTGATGCCCAGCGATTACAGCAATTGGTGCACCTACTACTGA
- the LOC112148118 gene encoding VIP36-like protein isoform X1, translated as MKRQLKMAATVSSLKVTSLRRLCPVFCLKNGYFLVFLLVTICNFQRFSAAADEHDFTEDFFKKEYSLAKPYSGLGFSSFSQWDLMGTAMVTPDYVRLTPDLQSRQGAVWSRVPLILKDWELKVHFKIHGQGKKNLNGDGLAIWLTKDRMNNGAVFGNMNQFTGLGVFLDTYPNAEKSHDRSFPYVSVMLGNGSLVYDHDQDGRPTELGGCSALVRNSVHDTFLLVRYSTKRLTVMVDVDGKGEWRTCTDITGLRLPSGYYFGASSATGELSDNHDIISMKLYQLTNEPTSEEAEEEEEVTIPRVDNMEQFQVKVEEGGEGMSGLQLFFTLLFSIMGLGVLGVVAMILYSRWKENKRKRFY; from the exons ATGAAGAGGCAGTTAAAGATGGCCGCCACCGTCAGCAGTTTGAAAGTTACAAGCTTGCGCCGCTTATGTCccgtgttttgtttaaaaaacggGTATTTTTTAGTATTCCTGCTTGTAACCATTTGTAATTTTCAGCGcttctcagcagcagcagatgaacaTGACTTTACGGAGGACTTTTTTAAGAAGGAGTATTCTCTGGCCAAACCATACAGCG GGCTGGGATTCTCTAGTTTTTCACAGTGGGACCTCATGGGAACTGCCATGGTGACACCCGATTACGTCCGGTTGACCCCTGACCTGCAGAGCAGACAGGGAGCTGTGTGGAGCCGTGTT cctcttattttgaaggattgGGAACTCAAGGTGCACTTTAAAATCCACGGCCAGGGGAAAAAGAACCTAAATGGTGATGGACTGGCCATTTGGTTGACTAAAGACCGTATGAATAACg GAGCTGTGTTTGGAAACATGAATCAGTTCACTGGACTGGGAGTTTTTCTGGACACCTACCCCAACGCTGAAAAGAGCCATGAT AGGAGTTTTCCATACGTATCCGTGATGCTCGGGAATGGGAGCCTGGTCTACGACCACGACCAGGACGGCCGTCCTACTGAACTGGGCGGATGTTCAGCTCTGGTGCGGAACTCGGTTCATGACACGTTCCTCCTCGTCAGATACTCCACAAAAAGACTGACG GTCATGGTTGACGTCGATGGTAAAGGCGAATGGAGAACATGCACCGACATCACAGGACTGCGCCTTCCAAGCGGTTACTACTTTGGAGCCTCCTCTGCGACAGGAGAGCTGTCAG ATAATCATGACATCATCTCCATGAAGTTATACCAGCTGACCAATGAGCCGACTTCTGAGGAagctgaagaggaggaggaggtcacCATTCCGAGAGTCGACAACATGGAACAATTTCAag TAAAAGtggaagaaggaggagaaggaatGAGCGGACTGCAGCTTTTCTTCACCCTCCTCTTCTCCATCATGGGTCTGGGCGTGCTGGGCGTCGTGGCGATGATCCTTTACAGCCGCTGGAAGGAAAACAAGCGCAAACGTTTCTATTGA
- the endog gene encoding endonuclease G, mitochondrial — MRRWCRSGLTLLFGAGLGAAASRVWSGGSGHEGQDSGLLSRLPVVPVPAVEASALTESSGGSGAVMKYGFPSLVNVKTRESYVTSYDPRTRTANWVIERLNPAALTGQSDRKYCEFKEDDSVHVFHRATNADYKGSGFDRGHLAAAANHKWSQKAMEDTFYLSNVAPQNPHLNQKTWNNLEKLCRSLTKRYLNVYVCTGPLYLPRQESNRKLYVRYQVIGRNHVAVPTHFFKVLILEQADGRGVELRSYVLPNEPVDEQIPLESFLVPIETIERASGLLFVPNIMKRTSTLQAITHK, encoded by the exons ATGCGTCGCTGGTGTCGGTCCGGCTTGACCTTGCTCTTCGGAGCTGGGCTTGGAGCCGCAGCGAGCCGCGTTTGGAGCGGGGGGTCCGGGCATGAGGGTCAGGACTCCGGTCTGCTGAGCAGACTTCCGGTCGTCCCGGTTCCTGCGGTCGAAGCCTCCGCGCTGACG GAGAGCTCGGGTGGATCGGGAGCCGTGATGAAATACGGCTTCCCCTCGCTGGTCAACGTCAAAACCAGAGAGTCCTACGTCACATCCTACGATCCTCGCACACGCACGGCAAACTGGGTCATCGAGAGGCTGAATCCCGCCGCCCTCACTGGCCAATCGGACCGGAAGTACTGCGAGTTTAAAGAGGACGACAG CGTGCACGTTTTCCACAGAGCCACCAACGCTGACTACAAGGGGAGTGGCTTTGACAGAGGTCACCTAGCCGCTGCAGCCAATCACAAGTGGAGTCAGAAAGCAATGGAGGACACCTTCTACTTGAGCAATGTGGCTCCACAG AACCCTCACCTCAACCAGAAAACTTGGAACAACCTGGAGAAGCTGTGCCGCTCTCTGACGAAGCGCTACCTCAACGTCTATGTGTGCACCGGTCCACTCTACCTGCCCAG ACAAGAATCGAATCGAAAACTCTACGTGCGATACCAGGTCATCGGGAGAAACCACGTGGCAGTGCCAACACACTTCTTCAAG GTGCTGATCCTGGAGCAGGCGGACGGCAGGGGGGTGGAGCTCCGGTCGTACGTTTTACCGAATGAACCCGTCGATGAGCAGATTCCTCTGGAGAGTTTCCTGGTTCCCATAGAAACCATCGAAAGAGCTTCTGGACTCCTTTTTGTCCCAAACATCATGAAGAGGACGAGCACCCTACAGGCCATCACTCACAAGTGA